A genomic segment from Tachysurus fulvidraco isolate hzauxx_2018 chromosome 21, HZAU_PFXX_2.0, whole genome shotgun sequence encodes:
- the fundc2 gene encoding FUN14 domain-containing protein 2 isoform X1 produces the protein MAGKKKDAETFDVIDLAEQVKKQRWWNKMFGNNSGPAAEKHSVATQLAIGGVTGWCAGYLFQKVGKVAASAVGGGFFLLQIANHTGYITVDWKRVERDMNKAKKQLKLNAEKPTKEVTTKVEEVQAFVKKNIVLTGGFVGGFLLGLAS, from the exons ATGGCCGGGAAGAAGAAAG ACGCTGAAACCTTTGACGTGATCGACTTGGCTGAGCAGGTGAAGAAGCAGAGATGGTGGAACAAAATGTTCGGTAATAATTCCGGTCCGGCTGCTGAGAAGCATTCGGTGGCGACACAACTGGCCATCGGAGGAGTGACTGGGTG GTGTGCAGGATATCTGTTTCAGAAAGTCGGAAAAGTCGCAGCCTCTGCTGTCGGAGGCGGCTTCTTTCTGCTTCAG aTCGCTAATCACACCGGATACATTACAGTTGACTGGAAAAGAGTGGAGCGAGACATGAACAAGGCCAAGAAGCAGCTGAAGCTGAACGCAGAGAAGCCGACGAAAGAAGTGACAACAAAAGTGGAAGAG GTCCAGGCGTTCGTGAAAAAGAACATCGTCCTCACAGGAGGCTTCGTGGGAGGATTCCTGCTCGGTCTGGCGTCTTAA
- the fundc2 gene encoding FUN14 domain-containing protein 2 isoform X2: protein MFGNNSGPAAEKHSVATQLAIGGVTGWCAGYLFQKVGKVAASAVGGGFFLLQIANHTGYITVDWKRVERDMNKAKKQLKLNAEKPTKEVTTKVEEVQAFVKKNIVLTGGFVGGFLLGLAS from the exons ATGTTCGGTAATAATTCCGGTCCGGCTGCTGAGAAGCATTCGGTGGCGACACAACTGGCCATCGGAGGAGTGACTGGGTG GTGTGCAGGATATCTGTTTCAGAAAGTCGGAAAAGTCGCAGCCTCTGCTGTCGGAGGCGGCTTCTTTCTGCTTCAG aTCGCTAATCACACCGGATACATTACAGTTGACTGGAAAAGAGTGGAGCGAGACATGAACAAGGCCAAGAAGCAGCTGAAGCTGAACGCAGAGAAGCCGACGAAAGAAGTGACAACAAAAGTGGAAGAG GTCCAGGCGTTCGTGAAAAAGAACATCGTCCTCACAGGAGGCTTCGTGGGAGGATTCCTGCTCGGTCTGGCGTCTTAA
- the cmc4 gene encoding cx9C motif-containing protein 4 yields the protein MKDPCQKQACDIQKCLQANNYSESRCEDVIRAMMKCCEAQKGKDSVCCAGFTQGHKTTADKTQDGVEVRRSEKVEEHGVSCTEP from the exons ATGAAGGATCCGTGTCAGAAGCAGGCGTGtgacatacagaagtgtttaCAAG CCAACAATTACAGTGAAAGTCGGTGTGAAGACGTGATTCGTGCGATGATGAAATGTTGTGAGGCTCAAAAAGGAAaagactctgtgtgttgtgctggATTTACACAAGGACACAAAACTACTGCGGATAAAACACAGGATGGTGTGGAGGTGAGAAGGTCAGAGAAAGTAGAAGAACatggagtgtcctgcacagagccctga